The genomic stretch CACAAGAGCCGCAATCGGCTATCGTCTCTTAACAGGTGCGAAGATAAAGGCAAACTCAACTTTGGCGACAGGATGTCGAGAAGTAGCGGAGGTGATGAACTTTCTTCAATCAGTGGCGTTGAAGCCATTCAACTGCAGAAAGACAACCGGAACTGGCAGTCTAATCGTCATTCAGTTCTCTACCTGGTGGATCGGATATGGACGGTTTCACTCAACCTACGGTGTAAGCTACTATTGATCGCTGGCCTTGCTTGTTTGATATTACTGAGCACCGGTGTCTCCACTTCGTTGCTCCACCTCTTGTAGAATCTTGTCCGCTTCCGCCATCAACTCGGAGTATCGCACGATATCGCCCCGACGCTGCACGTCTCGAGCTTCTTCCAACTTGCGAGCGTAGGCATTCTCTAGATTTTTTGTTTCATTTCTGCGGAACCATCGAAACATGTCTCAACCTTTCGCAAAGCAGTTGTGATAAATAGCTAGAAGCTCACATGCTCCTAAAGTGTGTGACTCTCTCATGTTTGCAATAATATCAAAGGCAATGGTTTTGCCAACGATTTCGATTGGCATTTGAGTGATAAGAAGACACCTAGGCGTACTTTCTCAAGCATGCCACACCCTATCACAGCTATAGCGAACCGGTACGGTATATATTTCCTTTCAAAACGCAACAGATGCTAGGATTGCCATGACTTGCTTACGGCATTAACACTTTGTCGATCGCGTGGATCAAACCAACTTCGCAGGGGATGTCGGTCTTCAGAACCGAGGCCTCATCGACGCTCACCTTACTATCGACGACATTGATCGTCAGTTCGCCTCTCGTTGCTTCTGCTTGGCAGTGGCTGGTGATAAAGCTTCCGCTGGCGTTTCCGGTCCCGAATTGGAATCTGGCGAATTGATAATCGTCGGAGTGAATGCGGCTTTGATTCTCCCTGCGTGGCGATCGAGAAACCGCTCGAGTGTCTCCCGGATATTTTTGAGCAGATGCCAACGGTCAGCGATCTGTTGGGCCTGGGGAGCCGCTGCGGTGGCTGCCTCGGTGTACGGAGCCCAGCGATCGCGGCAAAGAACCTCGATTTCCGGGTGCTGCGTTAGCCAGGTCCGCAACTCACTGCCATCACGTCTCGGCAGCAGTTCCACAGCTTCGCGACGCTCCAGGTCGACGATTATCGTCCCGTACGACTGTCCTTTCCAAATGGCCCAGTCGTCGACCCCAATGATGCGTGGAGCAGGTGTCGCATTCGGCCCCGCATTCTTAACTCGACGCAGACAATCGGCGGTCAGCGCCAAAGGGCTCAGAATCAACGCACCTGGAGCAACCAGACATCTATCCGGAACCAAAGACGTCTTTCCGATCACCATGGTACAGTTATTGCGTTCTTCTAAGGATGTGAAACCCGAATCCCAGCGGCAGTCTGGCAACTTGGCATCCACGTAAACTTTTCCGCGAAGATCCAGTACATTGTTCTGTCGTGGAGCAGACCTACAGTACGTTGTTGACGGCTGCGATTGTGTCGCTTACAAAACGGTTGCCTGATTGGCGTGGCATCGTGCTGCGTTACATGCCTTCGTTCGCTTGATCTTTCTGTGACTAACGCGTCAGCGTGAGGAAAGAACGCGTCCGGGCAAGTGTTTTACATGCCTTCAATGCCATTGGATGAGCAATTCATGCAACGCCATTTCGCGGGGACTTCAAAAGTGCGAGAACAAAATCGAGTTCCGTTGAATTCACTAATGTTCCCCAGCGTTTCTCTAGTGAGCACGTTAGCCGTGTTTGCGACGATGTTGGTCAATGGTTGGGGCCACGTCAGCGTGCATGGTGCGGAATCCGGGGACTCGTCCGGTGCGAAGGTGACGTATCAGTTGCCGATGGACGGACCGCTACCAAAGACCTATCAGGTGACGCTTGCAATTACGGATGCGGACAACCCCGACTGGGTCATCAGCACCTTCGTAGCCGCGGCCGTGCGAACTGTGACCGCAGAAAATCAGGGGCGGTTCACGGAGTTCTGGAACGGACTCGACGACAACTTCATGCCGGTTCCTGCGGGCGAATACGGCGTCAAGGGCATTTACATGCCAGCTGAAAAGTGGGACGTCACCGGGGAGTATCGGGGGATTATTCCGCAGTACATCGGCTCGCCCACGAGCTGGAATCCCGATCACACCGAAGACCGCAAGCGATTGTGGCAGGCAGGCAATCCCAAAGGGTTGCTTCGCGATGTGGCGACTTCCCTAGATGGCAAGGCGGTTGTCTATCACGACTATCTGGAGAACAACCTCAATGCGTTTCTTTTCGATCTGACCAAGCCGATCGGCCACGCCGCGGGAATCAAAAGTTATCCCTCCGGTGGAGCGGCAGGCGGTCAAGCGGTGGCAACTGACGGCACAGACGTTTGGGCGTTCTCCGATAATGGCACGCCGGACTTCATCCATCGTGGCGAAGGAAAGTTCGGCTACGGGCGGGGGCGATGGCGGCGAAATGTTTATCCCGTCGAGCAGGTCGTTCGGGATTTGGCGGTGCGGAAGTTCGGCGACCGACCACGATTGTTTGTCGTTCAGCCCGGGACCGAAGACAATGGCAATGGCCGACTGATCGTGCTTGATGGCTACTCGTCGGAAGAACTCTTTGAAACTGCGTTCAAAGAGCCCAGGGCGGTGACTCTCTCGGCGGAGCAGGCTTTCGTACTGCATCGGGATGGCGACAGTTGGGCCATCAGCAGGCTGCGACTTGGCAGGGACGGCGTGCCTCAGGTGTCATCTCACTCGGTTTTGAAGTTGTCGTCGGAACTTGAGCCACACGATCTATCCCGCGACACCGCTGGCCGGTTCTACGTGTCGCTGCCCACGCAGAATCAGGTTGTTCGGCTTGACGAAGACGGCAGGATTGCATTGCGACTGGGCAGCGAAGGTCAACAGAAGCCCGGTTCATACGACCCGAACATCTTCATGTCGCCTCATCGGCTCGCGATGTGGACCGACGACGAAGGCCACGATCGTCTGCTCGTGCTGGAGTATGAGGGGGCGAACCGTCTTAGCGAGTGGTCGCTCGATGGCAAGTTGCTCCGCCGATGGATCCCTACGCAGTCTCACTCTCATCTGGGTTCGGTTGCCTATGATCCGGACCGGCCGAATCAAATCTATGTCACTGGCAACGCGGGAGGGCTCGTCCGCTACAACGTCGACTTCGAGGGTGGACCGTGGACCGTTGATGCGGTCTGGCCAGATATCTGTCAACGATCCGATCGATGGCCCGGCGGTGTCCAGCGGATTGAAATCAAAAAGCACAACGAACGGAAATACCTCGTCTGTTGCGACAGCACGAAGCGGGACTTCGGCGTCATCGTCTACCGTCAAGACGGCGACAACTGGGTTCTCTCCGCCGGGCTGATTCCCGATCCGAACATCTCGAACAGCAAGCGGAAGTTCGTCGAGGGCTGGTGGTGGCACGACGCCGATGGCGAGGGCGATCTCGATGTGGAAGAGTACGAAAACAACCCAGCCAAGCTGCCTCGTCAGCCCGGTTACTGGGGTGAGAAGTGGCTCGATGATTTATCGCTGATCTTCCGCATGCGGGGGGAACCGCAGTTGATGCGGCTGGCTCCAAGAAGTTTTGACGAGCATGGCAATCCCATCTTCCACGGCGACGACTGGGAGATGTTGCTCACCGACCCGATCTACGAAGCCAAGCAAAAGGGGCAGACGCTCCCCGCGACTCGCGGTGGTAACGAGGTCGCTGAGGGATTTAGTACGTGGGGCCTACCCGATGGAAGTCTCGACCGCGGTTTCTATGTTCCGGTTCGCGGTGACACCAAGTCAGCCAATCACGGCCTCGAAAACAAATTGATCCATTACGAGCCGGACGGCAACGGCGGTTATCGCTTGAAATGGAGGGTTGGTCGTGCCGCCTTCGCCACGGCCGAGCCGGGGGAAACCTACTCGCAAATGCAGGCTTGGGCACCACTGGGCGGACTGATTGGCGTTAATGACTCGTCCTATAGCACCGTCCACCTTTACACAAGCGACGGACTCTATGTCACGAGCGTCCTGCCCGACGACCGGGTTCACGGCCGGTCAAAGTTGGGAGCGTACTTTCAGCCGGGCGAACACTTCCTCAATGGATTTCCCTTCGCGCACGGCGAGACCGGACAGGTCTATCTCTCGATCGGAAAAACCACGCCCGTGCTGTACCGACTCGACGGCTGGACCCGAAATGGCAGCCCGGTGCGACGTCTGAAGGACGTTTCCCCAACGGTTACACTACGACCCAAGCAAATTGCGAAGACTCCGACGCGGGCGGTCGCTATGCGTGGCGGGTTGGGAACCGCACCGTATGCAAAGTTCCGACCATTCGCCGGGGATGTCGCAATGGACGGTTCGATCCAGGGGTGGACGCAGACCCAACCGATTACGTACTCGGGTGACTCCCAGGGGAAGCAACGAACTGAGATACACGGCCTCTACGATCGAGACAACCACTATCTGCGAATGCACGTTCGCAAATCCAGTGAGTTTGTGCCTCAAGACCTTCATCCGCTTAACCGTGTGTTTACTCACGACCGGGAAAGCGACGTGGTCAGCTTTTATATGCAGTGTAACCCCGATCCACCGGCGAAATATCCAGCCGTGGGACGACGCGGCGACGTTCGTTTTGTATTCACCATGGGCAAGAATGAAGAGGGAAAAGTGGTGCCGGCGGCACTCGCGATGCATCCGGTCTGGCTTGGGAATGGCCAGGGCAAGGCGATGTCTTACGGCTCGCTGGTGGGTGAAGCGCCATTCGAGCACGTGGCACCGGCCGACGAAGTTCGTCTCAGCGGACGAATCGACGAAGACAACAAGGGCTTTGTCATCGTGGCGACGATTCCGCGATCAGCGCTGCCGAATACGGTGCCGGAATTTCGGTCGGGACTGCGAACCTTTATCAACTTCTCGACCACGCTCGGCGGCCACAACAAATTTTGGTGGGCGAACACTGATGGCTCAGCCAACATTATCACGCAAGACGAGCCGAGCGAGGCTGGGCTCTATCCCGGTTCTTGGGCCCCACTGGAACTTGAGGGGTTCACAAACGGCGTTCCGGTCCGCCGCTGGCTCACTCTCGGTCCTTGGGGCGGCCCGGAACTTCAGGATCCATCGCTGAAAGCCCAGGACGGATCGTTCAAAGACATTCAGGACAAGAACAAGAAGGCTCGAATTCGTGCCATCCTCGGCCAGCGGCGTTATCCGCCGGACCTCGAACCGCTCGATTTCAACGCGACCTACGAGGGACCTTTGACCGGAAACTATCGTGACAGAAAACGCCGGATTTTTGGCGAGGCGACGCTCCGGTGGACAACCCAGGAGATCCCGTCATCAAAGAAGCCAGTATTAGAACTTGGGCCCAGTAGCCAGCTTCACTATGCCGTGACGTGGATCCACGTTCCCGAACAGATGGAACTTGACGCCACGTTTTATCTGGGGGAATTCATTGTCTCGTCCATCCACATCGGTGACGAAGAAGTGGTGCGAACGAAACGCGATGTCAATCCGCCGGTCAAAAAACGCATCACCCTGCAAAAGGGTTGGAACCGCATCTTCTACCGTGGCCACTCAGCGATGTACGACAACGTCATCGGGCTGGTGCTGGATTCCGAGGACAAGGACAAACTGTGGAATATCTCGTTCAGCGCGATGCCGCCGGAATCCGAAGACACCAAAGCCTCGAATTGATTCCCACAAGCCGTTGTTCACACAGAAGACGCAACCCGGACAATCGGCCTTCCGGCAGAAAAATCGGCGAACGGTGAAGTATAACCGGACCGGGCAACCTTGAATTGGTAGGTCCCGGGCGGCTCGAGTGTAACGACTATGACCGCAGCCGGTTTGCTGACGACAGCCGGGGCATGCGGCGGTCAGAGCAGAAGAGCTCAGAGACAACGTCACGAGGACATCACTCATTGCCACACGGTCCAAACGTAATCCCGCGTCGGACGGCAAGAGCCTGATCTATGTCGCAGATGAAAAATAGATCGAATACGGATAGTGGATGAACTTTGAAATCCGTGTTCCATCCATGGCTGTGACTTCTTCCGGCATCAACACACACGCCCACGGAGCAGAATACAGAAGCGTCGACATTCAGTGATCAGAGTTTTCATCACAACTATCGCACTGACTTTCGCCAGCAACCTGTTCGCAGCACATCGCCCCAATGTCATCTTCATGCTGACCGATGATCTCGGGTATTCCGATGTCGGCGGCTAAGAAGCCAGGAAGGTCAAGAGACCACATATCAACCAGCTAGCTGCGAATGGTATCTGCTTCACTGATTATCATGCGGCAGCGTCGATTTGCTCTGCGTTGAGGGCGGCGTTTCTGACGTCTCTGAGTTTTTGTGGTATTGCACGACTCGTAGGTGGCAACATCGCACATGCGGTCCCACAATGGGAAATGGTTTCGCTCGCGGTCGGAGGTCGGATTGATGGGAATGCATTCTTCATCAGAGGTTTGCCCGAATTGTGGGGTTCAGTTATCGGTCAAACAATCATCGTCATCCGCAATCCATTGTCCGGTGTGCGGACGGTCTTATAAGACGAAGAAAGCGTCGAATCGCCCGTCTGCTTCACTTTCGACGAACCGATCTGCAACGCCCCCGGATGACTCTGACAAATCGATCGCCCGATTTCGGGTTGTTGAGAAGCTCGGGGAAGGGGCCTTCGGAGTTGTTTATCGGGCTTATGATCCGGTTCTGGAACGTGAAGTGGCCTTGAAGTGCGGGAAGTTTCCCGTTGACGACCGAGCGCGACGTCGGCGGTTTTCGCAGGAAGCGCGGGCCGCCGCTAAGCTACATCACCCCAATATTGTTTCCGTCTTCGACAGTGGACGCACGGATGATGACCAATACTACATCGCAAACGAACTGATAGACGGCGGCACGCTTGCCGATGTCATCAGCCGTAAGTCGATCAAACTCCGAACGAAGATCAATTGGGTCCGGGAATTGGCGATTGCATTGGCATACGCCCACGAAGAGGGAGTCGTCCATCGCGATCTGAAACCAGAGAATATCTTGCTCGATCGTCGGACCCGTCGTCCCATGATTGCTGATTTTGGGCTCGCTAAGCAGACCAATACAAACTCCTCGCTACAAACCCAGGACGGCTCACTGCTCGGTACGCCAGCTTACATGTCACCCGAGCAAGCCCGTGGCAACGTGCAAGCGATCGGTCCCCGAAGCGATCAATACTCCCTCGCCGTGGTACTGTTTGAAATCCTGACCGGTGAATGCCCGTACGTCGGGCCGACGCATGCAGTTCTCCTGGCCGTTGCGAGCGAGGTAGAAGTTCCCAGTGCCCTGACGATCAAACCCGATCTTCCAGAAGACTTAGCTGCCATTTGCAGTCGCGGATTGGAAAAGCAACCCAATCGCCGCTATCCGGATCTCATGGCATTTGCGGATGATCTAACCTGCTGGCTCGAGGGAGAACCTGTATCGGCTCGTCCTATCGGCAAATGGGGTCGACTGACTCGGTGGTGTCGTCGCGAGCCCAGATTGGCAACGAGTCTGATCGTTACGATCATCTTGTTCATTGCGACAAGTGCCCTTGGATTGGTTTTTGCCGCCTATCAATCACAGACGGCTCAAAAACTTCGCAAGCAGCGAGAGGAACTCGAAGATGCCCTAGCGACTGCAACACAGGAGCGGGAACTGGCGGATCGACGGGCGGTTGAAGTCAGTCGAGCGGCCTATCGCCCTAATATGTCACTGGCATTCCGAGAATGGCAACGCAAGCACGTGGCTCAGGCTCGGCCACTTCTTGCGGCGTGCGATAAGGATGTTCGAGAGTGGGAATGGTATTTCCTCAATAAAGAACTTAAGCCCCATTATGAGGCTGTTATTCCACATCAGCCGACGCGGTTTCTGGATTCTCAACCGTATCCCCTGGTCGTAAGTTCGACGCGTTTCATCAAGCATCTCACAGGATCCTCCTTCGGCCTTTTCCGGTCATACGACGCGCATTTGGTCCGAGAATTCCCGCTATCACAAACCCCACCGTGGACACCGTCCTCGATCCAAAAATTTATGCTCGATCCGTCCGGCGAGTTCCTCGTGACCTTCAGTACTCCGTTGGCACCGTCGGACGATCCGAATTTGTTAGTACGTCGGAAAACGGACCTCACGCTCTGGACCACCACCAACGGTCATCAGCTCAGCATCGTCCATGACGATTCGATGAGTTTTCTTGGATATGCTCCAGATCTGTCTCGTATTGATCTGTGGCATGTCGATTTTGATGAGCAAAAGTTGGAGGTTCGAGATGCATCCATTCGTCGCTACCGAAAACGTGGCTACCAACTGGAATTTGTAGAGGAAATTCCGGTGAAGCTGCCAAGCGTTTTCGGGGTCGGCAAGCAACCGACGACGCAAAAATGTGTTGTCTTCGGGAGACCTTCCGAATACAACCTCAAGGATCCGCTGCTGCTCTATCAGCTCGATATTCAGAGCGGAGAGATTGAACGAACAATCGATCTTACCGCTCTTGGATTGACACAGAGCGATTTTGTGCAATTTGATTATCACGAGCCGTCGAACCTTTTGGCTTTGACAACAAAGGACGGCCGCCTCGTCTGCGTTTCTGTCGATGCAAATCCAATCGACGAAGCGACCACGTTTCAACAAACTGTAATCGACAAACAAGCTCGCTCGACCGCTGACTGTTTATTCTCCGCAGACGGTCGGCAACTTCTAACCTGGAATGGCAGTCGACCCGTACAGGTGTGGTCAATTCCCGATCTCACGCTAACGAGCGAATTCACGGAGGCAGGCAAGGTCGGACGGTGTCAATTCTCGCCGTCTGGACATCAAGTGGTGACCTTGGACGACCAGAACGCTTTTGTCTGGGATGTCGAAGCCTATCGTGTGCCATCACCGCGAAAGATTCCGAATTTCCGCCTTCAGGATGTCGCAGCGACCGCAGACCAAATGATCTTCGCGGGGAATCGACTTGATCCGTCCTCACAGTTGGCGCAATCGACTCGAAATCCCGAATTGGTATTCGTGCCTTATGGATCGGATCAGATTGAACGGCGTGACCTGACCGACTTCACGGACGGTGGCATCTGCCAATTGACACTCGATCCGAAAGGTAAGTCCGTTTGCCTCCGCGAACAATCTACGGGCAAGAGATACTTTCGCTTACTCGCAATCGATAATAGCGAGGTGTCGCTGATTCACGAACGCGCAGAATCCGACACTGATCCGTTCTCGACATTTTCGCATCCAGCGGTGGCCTCGAACCATCTCGCAGTCGTTGGAAAAGTCGAACCGGAAATCCGCCTGTTCAACCGAGAAGCCATGGATTGGTCTCATCGGTCAAGTTCGAAAAACTCGAGTTTTCGCGGTCCTCGTTTCTCAACAGACGGATCATTCCTGTCGTGGAACCTCGTCAAATACGATTCAAAATTCGATGTTCGCGATCGGGGCGTGCCATGGAAAAACGGTCGCGGTTTGATCTATGACTTGAACGATGACAAGATCATTGCCGAAATCCCGAATACGTTTATTGCCCAAGTGGGGAATCATGGCCGAACCGTTGCAGCAGCGACTCTAGAACCATTCACGTTTTTTCTGATCCAGATGAAATGGTCGGGGGCAACACTGACTGAAACATCGCGAAAGCCGCTCGCAGTTTCTCATGAAGAGATGCAAGAACCAGGCGAGTTTTTGCCTCGCTCTCCGCGGCTTCTGCTGCCATTGCGAAATGGTCATCTGCGGGTGATTGATACTAGTGCTGCGGAAGAACTCGTCTCGATCCCCGTCTTCGACGACGACAAAATCGATAAACTAGCCGTCTCTCCGAACGGACGATACGCGGTCAGTGTGAAATCTAATGGCACCTATAAGGTCATTGATGCCGGACGCGAATACATCAAGCAACTTGATTCTCGGTGATGCCTTAGCTCGACTATTGCCAATTTTGGATGGGGTTTGATTGCAAAAATGCGGACTCCGGGGGAAGGTGCAGTTATCACGACTTGACCTTTTTGAACGGAGTCCGCAACGGATCAAAGTCCCCAAGTGGCTGAGGATTTGATGATGCGATTCTCGCCTGCGTTCACCCAGCCGACGGCCTGCCGAATGCTAGCGTTGACTCTAGCAACCATCATCACCATCGGACATCGCACACTGTCGGCCACTTTGATGGTGGCCTCGGGTTTATTGACGGGCCATTGTAGCACCGACTATCGCTTGTTTTCCAGGCCCGCTTGGTCGACGTGGTCCGTCGGTCGAATATTAGCCGACATCGTCATCGAGTTGGCACCGCCGGTCGAACTGGTCGTCGATGACAGGACCACCGAACATCCCGGTCGCAACGTCTGGGGCAAGGCCAAGCATCGTGATGCGGTCCGTAGTTCTCACAGCTTGACCAAGTGGATTTGGGGACATAAGTGGGTGGTGCTAGCGGTCACGATCCGCTTCCCCTGGCCGAATCGGCCTTGGGCCTTACCAGTATTATTCGCACTGCATACTCCGCAGGAAGAAAGCCAGCGTCTCGGCCGCAAACACCGCACTGCGGGCAAACTAGCTCGCATTCTCATCCGACGCTTGTTGGGATGGTTTCCCGAGCGGCGTCTTGTTTTGACCGGTGGTGGACAATCTCCACACACGAGATGACGCGATTCGCTCATGCGTATTGCCCCCAATTGACGTTCGTAGGTCGGTTCTACGGCAACGCGAAATTGTATCACCCGTCACCCACGTGTTCCGGCACCGGTCGGCCTCGCGTCAAAGGAGAGCGGCAGCCCGAACCCAGCTTTGGTCTCGTACCGGTTTCGCTTGTATATGTCGAAGACTTAGAATGCACGCATCGCTCCGAGTATTTCTATAGTAGCGATCCAAGCTGGTCGGATTCGGCCATCGTCGAATCCTATGTATCCAGGTGGGCAATTGAAGTCACGTTCTGGGAATGCAAGGCCAGACTAGGACTCGGTTCTCACCGACGGTTTAGTCGACTCGCCGTCGAGCGAGTCGACTAAACCGTGGCTCATGAGTTTGTATCGTCTCGTGAGTCTGATCGATCACCGACATCAAACCACGCATTCAGTCACAGTTCCGAGTTGGCCATTGTATGAGAAAACGTAGCCCACCTTTAGTACTGTTCTTTCGGAAGTCCGAAGGCTCATTTGAAATGAATGGGTTTTTGAGCAACCCCAATATGTCGGGGCCGTTGAAAAACTCCCGCACGAATTCAAAGATTACCTACTCAAACGCCTGGCAATGGCTGCCTGAATTGGTAATAGTCGAGATAAGGAGATGCGTGGCTTTGCAAGCCGTTGGCCAGTATAGTCAACGATGACTGGTTTAGACTCCGTCGCCGCATTTTGCCAGAGGACAGCACCAGAAATGGAGAGAGACCCACGAAACCAGATGCTGCCAATTCCTAACAGAGCTACATGGCTAACTGAAGGAGTTGCACTGCTAAAAGGAACTCGGCCGCCGGGAGATGGATGCGGGCGTCACACGCATGACTACCATTCACTCACCGTGTTGCTTTCCAGTCCTGGTTCGGCCAACTGGTGCTACGGAGATAAAAACGGCCGTTCCATACGACCGACAGCCGGGGATGTCTTTTTTTGTCCGGCCCATGTGACCATGACAATTCATTGTGAGAAGGAATACGAGAGTATCCTTCTTTGCTTATCTCCAGCAGTTTTCAATCGTATTGCCGATCAACTTGACGATGCCCCCAAGGCACACATTGCTCCTGTAATAATGCGACAAGATACATTTGTCCATAAGCTTGTGGGGTCGCTCGCTGAGGAGGTCAGTCGGAAAGACCCAATTGGTGCTCCACTCATGTCCGAATCGTTGGCAACCGCTCTCAGTATTCATTTAATGCGAGAGTATGTTGGTACATGTCATATTCCGAAACCGGCGTCATGCCTTTCCGGTAGCGAGTTAGACCGTTTGTATCGGCACATTGAAGTCAACATTGACTCACCCCTGACCGTGGCTGACTTGGCATCACTTGTCGGCAGGAGCCAATTTCACTTTAGTCGTTTATTTAAGGCATCGACGGGAACGTCCCCGCACAAATACGTCATCAGTCGTCGGGTCGAACGTGCGAGGGAATTGCTACTTGCAGGGCGAAGCATCGTTGACGTAGCTTTGGCAACCGGGTTCTCAAGTCAGAGTCATCTGTCGCATCATATTCGACGGGCTTTCGGCTGTACGCCCGGTGAACT from Thalassoroseus pseudoceratinae encodes the following:
- a CDS encoding transposase; this encodes MMRFSPAFTQPTACRMLALTLATIITIGHRTLSATLMVASGLLTGHCSTDYRLFSRPAWSTWSVGRILADIVIELAPPVELVVDDRTTEHPGRNVWGKAKHRDAVRSSHSLTKWIWGHKWVVLAVTIRFPWPNRPWALPVLFALHTPQEESQRLGRKHRTAGKLARILIRRLLGWFPERRLVLTGGGQSPHTR
- a CDS encoding helix-turn-helix domain-containing protein gives rise to the protein MREYVGTCHIPKPASCLSGSELDRLYRHIEVNIDSPLTVADLASLVGRSQFHFSRLFKASTGTSPHKYVISRRVERARELLLAGRSIVDVALATGFSSQSHLSHHIRRAFGCTPGELISRQ
- a CDS encoding transposase family protein, giving the protein MSDVLVTLSLSSSALTAACPGCRQQTGCGHSRYTRAARDLPIQGCPVRLYFTVRRFFCRKADCPGCVFCVNNGLWESIRGFGVFGFRRHRAERDIPQFVLVLGIQHQPDDVVVHR
- a CDS encoding serine/threonine-protein kinase, with translation MHSSSEVCPNCGVQLSVKQSSSSAIHCPVCGRSYKTKKASNRPSASLSTNRSATPPDDSDKSIARFRVVEKLGEGAFGVVYRAYDPVLEREVALKCGKFPVDDRARRRRFSQEARAAAKLHHPNIVSVFDSGRTDDDQYYIANELIDGGTLADVISRKSIKLRTKINWVRELAIALAYAHEEGVVHRDLKPENILLDRRTRRPMIADFGLAKQTNTNSSLQTQDGSLLGTPAYMSPEQARGNVQAIGPRSDQYSLAVVLFEILTGECPYVGPTHAVLLAVASEVEVPSALTIKPDLPEDLAAICSRGLEKQPNRRYPDLMAFADDLTCWLEGEPVSARPIGKWGRLTRWCRREPRLATSLIVTIILFIATSALGLVFAAYQSQTAQKLRKQREELEDALATATQERELADRRAVEVSRAAYRPNMSLAFREWQRKHVAQARPLLAACDKDVREWEWYFLNKELKPHYEAVIPHQPTRFLDSQPYPLVVSSTRFIKHLTGSSFGLFRSYDAHLVREFPLSQTPPWTPSSIQKFMLDPSGEFLVTFSTPLAPSDDPNLLVRRKTDLTLWTTTNGHQLSIVHDDSMSFLGYAPDLSRIDLWHVDFDEQKLEVRDASIRRYRKRGYQLEFVEEIPVKLPSVFGVGKQPTTQKCVVFGRPSEYNLKDPLLLYQLDIQSGEIERTIDLTALGLTQSDFVQFDYHEPSNLLALTTKDGRLVCVSVDANPIDEATTFQQTVIDKQARSTADCLFSADGRQLLTWNGSRPVQVWSIPDLTLTSEFTEAGKVGRCQFSPSGHQVVTLDDQNAFVWDVEAYRVPSPRKIPNFRLQDVAATADQMIFAGNRLDPSSQLAQSTRNPELVFVPYGSDQIERRDLTDFTDGGICQLTLDPKGKSVCLREQSTGKRYFRLLAIDNSEVSLIHERAESDTDPFSTFSHPAVASNHLAVVGKVEPEIRLFNREAMDWSHRSSSKNSSFRGPRFSTDGSFLSWNLVKYDSKFDVRDRGVPWKNGRGLIYDLNDDKIIAEIPNTFIAQVGNHGRTVAAATLEPFTFFLIQMKWSGATLTETSRKPLAVSHEEMQEPGEFLPRSPRLLLPLRNGHLRVIDTSAAEELVSIPVFDDDKIDKLAVSPNGRYAVSVKSNGTYKVIDAGREYIKQLDSR
- a CDS encoding DUF6435 family protein codes for the protein MFRWFRRNETKNLENAYARKLEEARDVQRRGDIVRYSELMAEADKILQEVEQRSGDTGAQ
- a CDS encoding transposase, whose product is MVPDRCLVAPGALILSPLALTADCLRRVKNAGPNATPAPRIIGVDDWAIWKGQSYGTIIVDLERREAVELLPRRDGSELRTWLTQHPEIEVLCRDRWAPYTEAATAAAPQAQQIADRWHLLKNIRETLERFLDRHAGRIKAAFTPTIINSPDSNSGPETPAEALSPATAKQKQREAN
- a CDS encoding fasciclin domain-containing protein, yielding MSVDEASVLKTDIPCEVGLIHAIDKVLMP
- a CDS encoding flagellar hook assembly protein FlgD, translating into MQRHFAGTSKVREQNRVPLNSLMFPSVSLVSTLAVFATMLVNGWGHVSVHGAESGDSSGAKVTYQLPMDGPLPKTYQVTLAITDADNPDWVISTFVAAAVRTVTAENQGRFTEFWNGLDDNFMPVPAGEYGVKGIYMPAEKWDVTGEYRGIIPQYIGSPTSWNPDHTEDRKRLWQAGNPKGLLRDVATSLDGKAVVYHDYLENNLNAFLFDLTKPIGHAAGIKSYPSGGAAGGQAVATDGTDVWAFSDNGTPDFIHRGEGKFGYGRGRWRRNVYPVEQVVRDLAVRKFGDRPRLFVVQPGTEDNGNGRLIVLDGYSSEELFETAFKEPRAVTLSAEQAFVLHRDGDSWAISRLRLGRDGVPQVSSHSVLKLSSELEPHDLSRDTAGRFYVSLPTQNQVVRLDEDGRIALRLGSEGQQKPGSYDPNIFMSPHRLAMWTDDEGHDRLLVLEYEGANRLSEWSLDGKLLRRWIPTQSHSHLGSVAYDPDRPNQIYVTGNAGGLVRYNVDFEGGPWTVDAVWPDICQRSDRWPGGVQRIEIKKHNERKYLVCCDSTKRDFGVIVYRQDGDNWVLSAGLIPDPNISNSKRKFVEGWWWHDADGEGDLDVEEYENNPAKLPRQPGYWGEKWLDDLSLIFRMRGEPQLMRLAPRSFDEHGNPIFHGDDWEMLLTDPIYEAKQKGQTLPATRGGNEVAEGFSTWGLPDGSLDRGFYVPVRGDTKSANHGLENKLIHYEPDGNGGYRLKWRVGRAAFATAEPGETYSQMQAWAPLGGLIGVNDSSYSTVHLYTSDGLYVTSVLPDDRVHGRSKLGAYFQPGEHFLNGFPFAHGETGQVYLSIGKTTPVLYRLDGWTRNGSPVRRLKDVSPTVTLRPKQIAKTPTRAVAMRGGLGTAPYAKFRPFAGDVAMDGSIQGWTQTQPITYSGDSQGKQRTEIHGLYDRDNHYLRMHVRKSSEFVPQDLHPLNRVFTHDRESDVVSFYMQCNPDPPAKYPAVGRRGDVRFVFTMGKNEEGKVVPAALAMHPVWLGNGQGKAMSYGSLVGEAPFEHVAPADEVRLSGRIDEDNKGFVIVATIPRSALPNTVPEFRSGLRTFINFSTTLGGHNKFWWANTDGSANIITQDEPSEAGLYPGSWAPLELEGFTNGVPVRRWLTLGPWGGPELQDPSLKAQDGSFKDIQDKNKKARIRAILGQRRYPPDLEPLDFNATYEGPLTGNYRDRKRRIFGEATLRWTTQEIPSSKKPVLELGPSSQLHYAVTWIHVPEQMELDATFYLGEFIVSSIHIGDEEVVRTKRDVNPPVKKRITLQKGWNRIFYRGHSAMYDNVIGLVLDSEDKDKLWNISFSAMPPESEDTKASN